The nucleotide sequence CTATCGGTTGAACCGCCTTTTTCGATAGCGAGCTTTAAAACGGTTTGTAATTCAGTTCTTAACTCGCGCAACTGCTTATCGGTCACATCGCGGACTAAGGTAGAAGGATGGATTTTTGCACCCCAAAGGCCTTCGTCCGCATAAATATTACCGATGCCAGCAAGCACCGATTGGTCGAGAAGGGCGGCTTTAATCGGCGAGTTTTTTCGGCGACGCACCCGGCTTATAAACACTTCGTCTGTAAAAGTTGCTTCAAGCGGCTCTGGGCCGACTTTTTGCATGAATGGTGTTTCCATAATTAACTCAGTAGGTAAAAGCTTCATCCAACCAAACTTACGCTGGTCGTTAAAAAAGAGCTTGCCACCTTCTTTAAGGGTTAACGTGACGCGAGTAGAACGATCGGGAAGTTCGTGAATTAAGCTATCGTTTGGGTGCCCGGCGCCAAAGCGAGCGGCGTCATCAACGTAGACCATCTGGCCGGTCATTTTGAGGTGCACCAACAAACTATAGCCAGTTGATAAATCGATTAAGAGTACTTTGGCCCGTCGGCGAACAGCGGTAATCGTCGCCCCAATTAAAAATTGGGCCACTTCTTCAGGATTATTCGGGAAACCTTTTTGGGTATCGTGCTCTTCTGCTTTGATAGTTTTGTTAACGATCAATCGTTCAAGACCACGCCGGACAGTTTCGACTTCGGGTAGTTCAGGCATCTCGACTCCATTTCTAGTTAGGCCGTCATTCCAAATCTGTTTTTTAATAGCACGGTATAGCTCGCGTGCGCATCGCTCATACGGCAAATGTCTATAGCTGCCAGTGGCAACCACATCGCACTCTTCGCGTCATCGGCCGGGCGAGGAACGAGTAGCTGCCCCTCTTTTCCAACATGAGCATAATGCGCGGCTGTTTCGATCCAGGCATTATCAGTGTTCCGTAGTGAAGTTGCCGCCACGCCAACAAACAACGGTTCAGATTGTAGCATATTATAGGAAATTCTTGCTTCTTCAAACAGCTCTCTTTCGGCAGACTGGCGCGAATCTTGACCTTCATCAAACCCGCCCGGAAATGCTAGCTGACCTGTATCTTGCCGTTCAATAACCAGCGCCTCAATCTGACTATCGATCTCGCGCGTTAGAATGGCGTCGCTAGCGAAATTTGGTCCCCACTTCCATAACTTTCCACGACCTTCAATACCGGTCCGTCCTGCAGGGTTAAGCGGACGGCCAAGAGCATCGCGCTGTACCTCACCTTCATAGCTTCGGAATGTTAATGCGTGCCAGTTAGGAGTTTCAGGCTGGCTGGCGTGTTGTTGCACCTTCTCGGCAGTGTAATAAGTCGGCCGATACTGTGGTAGATCGATATTCCAATCACGGATCCCGGGCATTGGCACGTCTGGATAACCGATCTTTTTGCGCAGTTCAACAAACGACGGCATTGGCTCTTGAAATGGGCGCTCCATTTATAGCTCACCCCAGTTATTACCAATCGAAACGTCAACCTTCAGCTGTACCGGCAGTGGATAAATGTTCTCCATGGTTTGCTTAAGGATTTGAGCTACTTTTTCGGCATTTTGGCGTGGCGTTTCAACCAGGATTGAGTCGTGGATTTGAAGCAACTGCTGGCCTAAACCGTCTAACTCCTCTTCAAGCTTGAGCATAGCAAGCTTCATAAGATCGGCCTCGGTGCCCTGAATTGGCATATTGGCTGCTGCCCGTTTGGCAGCTTCGCGAACAACAAAGTTGCTCGACTTTAAATCAGGAGCTGGACGACGGCGACCAAGCAGGGTTTCAACATAACCGTCTTGCATAGCTTTTTGGATCGTCTGATCGATGTAGGCGCGAATTGGCGCACGGAGTTCAAAGTATTTATCAATGAAGGCTTTGGCTTCGTCCCGGGTCATGCCGGTGGCCACGCTTAAGCCATGCGGGCTCATGCCGTACAACACCCCGAAGTTGACCACCTTGGCGTTACGGCGCTGGGCTTTCGTTACTTCTGTTATTGGTACGCCGTAGACTTCGGCGGCCGTAGTTGTGTGGATATCTTGACCGTTGTTGAAGTCTTTTTGTAGCTCGGTGTCGTTGGCCATTACCGCGGCGAGGCGTAGCTCAAATTGTGAATAGTCGGCGCTAACGAACACATTACCCTCGGCTGGCAGGAAGGCGCTGCGGATTGCCTGACCAATATCGGTGCGGGTGGGGATGTTTTGCAGGTTTGGATCGCGCGAACTAAGGCGCCCGGTGGCGGCAACATCGAGCGCAAAAGTAGTATGCAATCGATTATTTTCATCAACCAGTTTCGGCAGGGCGTCGATATAGGTGCTTTTAAGTTTAGTGTATTCGCGGTACTGCGTAATAAGGTCGATAATTGGGTGCAATGCCCGTAGTTTATCGAGCTCATTTGCCCCGGTAGAATAGCCAGTTTTGCCTTTTTTTACGCCCTGAGTGGGCAGGCCAAGCACTTCAAATAAAATGTGGCCGAGCTGCGTGGGCGAACCGATATTGAATGCTTGACCCGCCAGCTCGTGGATCTTAGCCTCGAACTCTTTTATGCGAACCGCAAATTTTTCACTCATATCCTTCAGATACGGCACATCAAGCAGAATTCCTCGAGCTTCAATTTTTGCAAGTAGCGCAATCGTTGGAAATTCGATTTCAGTTGCGAGCTTAGAAAGTGCCGGCAGCTCATCAAGTTGGACTTTTTGATCGGTGTAGGCCTCCCAGATTGCTGGAATTACTTGTTCGGGCGCTGCCATATCGATTGTTTGGCCGGCTAGGTCGCTCAGTTCCCGGCTTCTTTCGAGGCTATTCAGCAAGAAAGCCCCAATTTTAGTATCGTGTATGGGATTAGCGGGAAGATCGTAGCCTTTATCAAGTAGCGCGTGGAAAAGACGGTTCAAATCGTGGCCGACTAACTGCCCGTTTTGGAGCACTGACGCTATTTCGCGATATTCTAATTGGCCGGCGGCATCCAGGGGTGTTTGCTCGTCGGCAGCTAATAACGTCACCACTGAGAAGCTGCTTTTTCCACTGCTTACCCACAGCCGAGAGGCATCGGGGCTGAGGGCAACTACTCGTGGCTGACCAGAGGCAAAATCAGTCTCAATAAATGGTACAGCTTGTGCGGACTCAAGCGTTGACACTTTAGCTTCGGCAGCCTGAATAGCCCCCGGGGCAAACTGGGCCTCTACTCGCGTGAGTAAAGCCTTAAACTCAAGCTTACGAAGCATCGCTACGAACTCTGGGGTAATATCGCCGCTAAATTTGCAGTCTTCGAGCCCAATTTGGAGCGGCATATCGGTAATAAGGGTGACCAATTTTTTACTCAAAAAAGCCATATCCTTGCCGGCTTCTAACTTGGTCTTTAGCGCCGGTTTTAGTTCATCGAGGTGCTCATATACCCCATCAAGGCTGTGGTAGGTCTTGATTAATTCTAGAGCGGTTTTTTCGCCAATCCCCGCCACCCCTGGGATATTATCACTACTATCGCCTTTTAGGGCTTTTACATCCACCCATCGCTGAGCGCTCACCCCATATTTTTGTTCAAAAGATGCAACATTAAAGAGCTCAATGTTGCTGAGGCCTTTTTTGAGTGTATAAATGTGCGTGTGTTCATTAACCAGCTGCAGCACATCGAGATCACTGGTTACTAGGTAGCTTTCGATACCCTGCTGGCCGGCTTGCTTGGCAAAAGCGCCCATAATGTCGTCGGCTTCGACATCGTCGGCTTCATACAGAGGCCAACCAAGTGCCTTAAGGAGATCTTGCAAAATAGGAATTTGCTCGTAAAAATCTGGCGGTGCCGGCTTACGGTTGGCTTTATACGCCGGATACAGCTCGCGACGAGCCCGGATATTGGTTTTGGATTTGTCCCAGGCAACACACACGTAATCGGGTTTTAGTTTCTTTACTACCTCGAGCGCCATCACCGCAAAGCCATACACACCGCCAGTCGGGGTGCCGTCTTTGGTAGCAAGGGTGGGCATTGCGTAATAGCCACGGTAAAATACCGATTTGCCGTCTATAATTACTAGCCGTTTTGAATAAGTCATGCTACTAGTATAGCTTAGGACTGCAAACACCGGTATAATAAACCGTAATGCAACAGATTTCAAAAAAACATCCCCTGGTTATCGCTTTTGTCGGTATGCCTGGCGCCGGAAAAAGCTCGTGCGTTGAATTTTTAAAAGAAAAGGGCTATCCTTCAGTCTATTTTGGTGGCATTACCCTTGACGAAGTAAAGCGCCGCGGCCTAGAACCAACTCAGGCGAATGAACGAATTGTTCGCGAAGATTTGCGGATTATGGGTGGTAACGACATTTACGCTAAAATGATGGCCGAACAGATTGAACACCTAGCCGACGCTGGCCAGCTACGCATTGTAGCAGATGGATTGTATACTTGGCCGGAATATAAATACTTCAAGAAGCATTTTGGCCATAATGCAATTATTATCGCTGTTACCGCTCCGCGCTGGCTACGCCACGAACGCTTAGCCAAACGGCCAGTTCGCCCACTGGCTCCTCAAGAAGCAGCCCTGCGCGACTACACCGAAATTGAGACCCTTGAAAAAGGTGGTCCGATTGCGAATGCTGATTACACCCTGAGTAACGATGGCAGCGTTGAAGAAATACATAAACAGCTCGACGCATTGCTGCGTAAAATAAAGTTTTACGAACAGTAACACGCTATCAATACAAAAATCTCTCTGAATGAGAGATTTTTGTATTGTCGTTGCCTGGCTAGGGTTGACTTGTCTTACTGCAAGTATTCGTGCAGCTTCTTGGCGTCTTTGTGTTTACGCAGTTTAGCTAAAGCTTTCGCTTCAATCTGGCGGATGCGCTCGCGGGTAACGCTAAATTCCTGACCAACTTCTTCGAGAGTGTGGCTTTTGTCGTCATCGAGGCCAAACCGCATTTTGATGATCTTTTGTTCGCGCTCGGTAAGGGTGCTTAGGATAGACTGAACTTGTTCCCGGAGCAACTGGCTCGTAGCAACATCTACCGGGCTCTTCCCTTCTTCATCTTCAACAAAGTCACCAAGCGATGTCTCTTCTTCTTCGCCGTCGCGGCCGACACCGGCATCAAGGCTGGTGATGTCCTGCTTAATTTTCATGACATACTCTACCTTGTCTGGTTCCATCTCGAGCTCTTTGGCAAGTTCCTCAATAGTCGGCTCGCGGTTCAGCTCCTGAGTCAGACGACGCTGTGTTCGGAGTAGCTTGTTAATTGTTTCAACCATATGCACCGGAATACGGATGGTCCGGGCTTGGTCGGCAATAGCGCGAGTGATAGCCTGGCGGATCCACCAAGTAGCGTAGGTCGAGAATTTAAAACCCTTATCTGGATCAAACTTTTCGACCGCACGCAGCAAGCCGGTATTACCCTCTTGAATCAAATCAAGAAAGTCGAGGCCACGGCCACTGTATCGCTTAGCAATCGATACCACCAATCGCATGTTTGCTTCGGCCATTTTATCTTTGGCACGTTTGTCTCCCTGGACTACTTTTTGCGCTAGTTCAAGCTCTTCTTCCGGGTTTAATAGGGGGATTTTACCAATTTCGCGCAGATAAAGACGGACCGAGTCGTCGGAAATATCATCGAGATACGAACCGCCTGCCGTAGGATCGTCTTCCCAACCCTCTTCTTCAAGTTCGTCACCTATCGGTTCGATATCGTCATCGAGCGCTGGAATTGCATCATCTGTTACCGCAAAATCGTCAACGGGGAGGTCCTTGGTTTCATCACTTTTTGGCATTCACTTGCTCCTTAATTAATTTGTTCAATTCTGTGCGCAACTTAACGGCTGCAGCTTCGTCGTGCTGAATCTCAGCCTCTTGAAGTGCCTGCATAAGTTGCTGTTTTGTTTGTTTAAGGTGTTCGGTTTGTACTTGTCTGACGAGTTTTGCTGCTTCGTGGTAGCGCTCTTGGGCGCTCCAGACAGCGTATCGGGCGTCGACTTTCAATAGTAACATTTTCACATAATCTGACATTTCTTGCAAGTCTTCGGGGATTTCTGAGGTAAAAATAGCTTGCGATGCGGTTAAAAATGCGGCTAGTTTTTGTCGATGTGAGCCATTAAAGCACTCACTACTGGTTTTTTTTAGGGTTTCGCGGGCTGCAGTATCAGATAATAACACGGCCAGTAAGTTGTCCTGATAGGCATAAGGGTCTGGGCCAGTTGGTGAAGTTTTTACCACTTTAAGGGTAGTTGCTGCTGCAGGACTTGCCGTTCGTTTAGCCTTTTCTGCCAACGCCTCAATCGAAGCGCCGGTGAGCTGCGCTACTTGCTGCATGTAATGCTCTTTTTCAACTTCATCACTTAGCTTTGTAATGAGAGCGAGGGCATCAGAGCTAAACTTGCGCTTACCTTCGGCGGTTGAAGTATCGTAGCGAGCTTGGTACTGCTTTAATACCCAATCAATCGCTGGTTCGGCAGCCTCAATTGTTCGCTGCCAGACATCAGGACCATTTTGAATGAGCTCGTCCGGATCTTTGGCGCCATCTGGTAGGGTTATGATTGCCAGTTGCACGCCAATCGTTTGCGCAATTGGGATGGCGCGTTCGGTGGCTGCCACCCCAGCACGATCGGCATCAAACGCCAGCCGGATGTTACCACTAAGGCGACTGAGTACTTTTAAATGGTATTCGGTAAGTGCGGTGCCGGCAGTGGCCACCACTTGCCGCACTCCAACTTGGTGGCTGCTGACTACATCGAGGTTTCCTTCAACAATCACTGCATAATCGGCTTGCCGGATGGCTTCTTTTGCTAGGTGCAGGCCAAAAACATGACGACTTTTATCATATAGAATGGTTTGGGGCGTGTTGATATACTTCGGCGCCTTCGGATCGTCGGCAATGAGCCGCGCCGTAAACCCGATCACCTCCCCTTGGCCGTCCATTAGCGGCACCGTCATGCGGCCGCGGAACATGTCGCCACTGCGTGAGGAAAGCAGTCCCGCGTCTTTTAGCTCATCAGTACGAAAACCTTTTTTTAGAAGGAACTGTTTCAGCGCATCACCGGTGCTTGGTGCGTAGCCAATTTTAAAATCTTGCACCATTTCCTTACTGAGGTGACGTTTTTTGAAGACATACTCTAAGGCGTGCTGGTTTTTAAGCAGGGAATGCTGGTAGTAATTAGCGGCTAGATTCAGCGCTTCTTGCACCCGACGTTTCTTTTTGGCAAGCCCTTGATGTGCACTCGATTGATACAAACTTAAATCGACTCCGGCTTTACGCGCCAGATGCTCGAGCGCCCCGCGGAAATCTAACCCTTCTACCTCCATGACAAAGCTAAAGATATCACCACCCTTGTTGCTGGAAAAATCGTGCCAGATATGTTTTTCGGGACTGACAAAAAAACTGGGTGTTTTTTCTTGCGAAAATGGACTAAGTCCCTTAAAGTTTCGGCCGGCACGCTTAAGTTGGACGTATTCACCAATAACGTCCTCGATGTTAAGTCGGCTCCTCACCTCTTCTTTTGCATCTTGCATAGATGCTTTTATTGTAACACCTCTAAAGAATTACACGATTACCCGGCATCACCACAACTGGCACCTTAAATGGCAATGGCACGCTCTTGTTTATTCTATCGCCTACCCCGAGCTGACCGTTGTCGTTCAGACCAGTTGCATATAGCCGATCGTCAGACCCAATAAAGTAAGCGCTGATGTGCTCAATTAATACATCCTTGGCGGTAAGTAGAGCACCTTTACTATCTTTGAGCTGCACCCTTTGGGGTAGGCTTATGCCCGTAGTGGAATTTATACCTAACTGCCCATAGTCGTTGCGACCTACCGCATACACATAATTATCTGAGGCAATAACAAAGGCAGCTCCAGCAACACCAAATGAGGCCACTTTTATGGCAGTGAGGGGTGTGCCGCTAGGATTGCGCAAGTTCATACGGACTGGCGTATAACGTTGCGCTGTATCCCCTACACCCAGTTGCCCACGATCATTATAGCCCGTAACATAGACATAGTTGTCTGAAGCGATCACGAAGGTCGCATATCCTTCGGTAATAACACTCCGTGCAGTTAGCACTGTATTGCTTGGGTCACGTAGGATCATTAGCGTTGGCGTTGAAACGTTAGCACCAGTGCCAGTACCAAGTGTGCCGTTATTTAGCCCCGTACCGTACACTTGATTATCCGAGGCAATAACAAATGCCGAGTGATCATCCGCAACGACATCGACAGCGGTCAGTGCGACGTTACTAGCATTTCTTACATTCATACGCACTGGTGTTGATTTGTTGGTTGTTGTACCATCGCCAAGCTGGCCGACATCGTTACGCCCAACCGCATAGACATAGCCATCAGAAGCAAGGATATAGGTACTGTATAATCCAGGCACTACTTTACGGGCTGTTAACACCCTGTTGCTCGGGTCGCGCAAGTTCATGCGCACCGGTGCCGAACGATTTGAAGTATCGCCCACCCCGAGCTGACCATAATCGTTGCGACCAGTAGCATACACATAGCCATCGGCGCCAAGAACAAAAATTGAAGCTTTTTCGACATCTGCATACGAATTACCCACAACCGACAACGGCATAACATCCTTACCACTGGGATCTTTTATGATCATTCGGGTGGGTATATTTGTGTGGTTGACCGTGCCATTACCGAGCTGGCCGACACTGTTATTTCCCATGGCATACGCATAGCCATCGGAAGCAATGGCATAACACGACCAAGAAATCCCGACACAGGTGGCGTCTTGGGCAGACAAAAAGTTACCCGAGGCATCTTTAAGCTGCATTCTCATTGGCGTAGAAATCGGGTTCTGGCTAGAACGAATACCCAGCTGCCCAAAATGATTGGCGCCAGCGACGTAAATTGCCCCATCGCTACTAATGGCAACGGTGCTGTAGCCACTGTTGTGGACTTTAATAATGGAGTCTGATTGAGGGCGAACAGGTAGTAGAACCGGCTGTGGAGTCATTTGATCGGTTGTGTTGCCTATCCCAAGTTTGCCAGCAAAATTATACCCTGCAGCATATAGCACATTATCAGTATTGATGTAAAACATAGCCTCATCCCAGATAAGAATATCTCTGATACGATTATTGCCCGAAGCTCCTGCCGGAGATACTTTAGTTGGCAAAATACGCTTATCTTTATCCCCAACACCCAACCCTCCCCAGGCATTTTCCCCAAAAGCATAAACATGACCATCAGACGCTAAAACCACGGCAGCATCGCCAAAAGCCTTAACAGTGATTGGCCTTAAGAACGTTCCACCTGCATCCTTAAGCTGTACCCTTACAGGCACCAAGGAGCTCGTGGTTGTGCCGTTACCCAGTTGCCCAGCCGCGTTGGCTCCAGTGGCGTATAAGTTACCGTCTGAACCCGTTATATATGTTGATTCCGCCACTGTAACAGAA is from Verrucomicrobiia bacterium and encodes:
- the mutM gene encoding bifunctional DNA-formamidopyrimidine glycosylase/DNA-(apurinic or apyrimidinic site) lyase — translated: MPELPEVETVRRGLERLIVNKTIKAEEHDTQKGFPNNPEEVAQFLIGATITAVRRRAKVLLIDLSTGYSLLVHLKMTGQMVYVDDAARFGAGHPNDSLIHELPDRSTRVTLTLKEGGKLFFNDQRKFGWMKLLPTELIMETPFMQKVGPEPLEATFTDEVFISRVRRRKNSPIKAALLDQSVLAGIGNIYADEGLWGAKIHPSTLVRDVTDKQLRELRTELQTVLKLAIEKGGSTDRNYVNAEGKKGSYMDFARVFRKENTPCPRCGMTIMKTRVAGRGTHICLHCQPEPQHA
- a CDS encoding NUDIX domain-containing protein; protein product: MERPFQEPMPSFVELRKKIGYPDVPMPGIRDWNIDLPQYRPTYYTAEKVQQHASQPETPNWHALTFRSYEGEVQRDALGRPLNPAGRTGIEGRGKLWKWGPNFASDAILTREIDSQIEALVIERQDTGQLAFPGGFDEGQDSRQSAERELFEEARISYNMLQSEPLFVGVAATSLRNTDNAWIETAAHYAHVGKEGQLLVPRPADDAKSAMWLPLAAIDICRMSDAHASYTVLLKNRFGMTA
- a CDS encoding AAA family ATPase, which encodes MQQISKKHPLVIAFVGMPGAGKSSCVEFLKEKGYPSVYFGGITLDEVKRRGLEPTQANERIVREDLRIMGGNDIYAKMMAEQIEHLADAGQLRIVADGLYTWPEYKYFKKHFGHNAIIIAVTAPRWLRHERLAKRPVRPLAPQEAALRDYTEIETLEKGGPIANADYTLSNDGSVEEIHKQLDALLRKIKFYEQ
- the rpoD gene encoding RNA polymerase sigma factor RpoD, whose translation is MPKSDETKDLPVDDFAVTDDAIPALDDDIEPIGDELEEEGWEDDPTAGGSYLDDISDDSVRLYLREIGKIPLLNPEEELELAQKVVQGDKRAKDKMAEANMRLVVSIAKRYSGRGLDFLDLIQEGNTGLLRAVEKFDPDKGFKFSTYATWWIRQAITRAIADQARTIRIPVHMVETINKLLRTQRRLTQELNREPTIEELAKELEMEPDKVEYVMKIKQDITSLDAGVGRDGEEEETSLGDFVEDEEGKSPVDVATSQLLREQVQSILSTLTEREQKIIKMRFGLDDDKSHTLEEVGQEFSVTRERIRQIEAKALAKLRKHKDAKKLHEYLQ
- the polA gene encoding DNA polymerase I codes for the protein MTYSKRLVIIDGKSVFYRGYYAMPTLATKDGTPTGGVYGFAVMALEVVKKLKPDYVCVAWDKSKTNIRARRELYPAYKANRKPAPPDFYEQIPILQDLLKALGWPLYEADDVEADDIMGAFAKQAGQQGIESYLVTSDLDVLQLVNEHTHIYTLKKGLSNIELFNVASFEQKYGVSAQRWVDVKALKGDSSDNIPGVAGIGEKTALELIKTYHSLDGVYEHLDELKPALKTKLEAGKDMAFLSKKLVTLITDMPLQIGLEDCKFSGDITPEFVAMLRKLEFKALLTRVEAQFAPGAIQAAEAKVSTLESAQAVPFIETDFASGQPRVVALSPDASRLWVSSGKSSFSVVTLLAADEQTPLDAAGQLEYREIASVLQNGQLVGHDLNRLFHALLDKGYDLPANPIHDTKIGAFLLNSLERSRELSDLAGQTIDMAAPEQVIPAIWEAYTDQKVQLDELPALSKLATEIEFPTIALLAKIEARGILLDVPYLKDMSEKFAVRIKEFEAKIHELAGQAFNIGSPTQLGHILFEVLGLPTQGVKKGKTGYSTGANELDKLRALHPIIDLITQYREYTKLKSTYIDALPKLVDENNRLHTTFALDVAATGRLSSRDPNLQNIPTRTDIGQAIRSAFLPAEGNVFVSADYSQFELRLAAVMANDTELQKDFNNGQDIHTTTAAEVYGVPITEVTKAQRRNAKVVNFGVLYGMSPHGLSVATGMTRDEAKAFIDKYFELRAPIRAYIDQTIQKAMQDGYVETLLGRRRPAPDLKSSNFVVREAAKRAAANMPIQGTEADLMKLAMLKLEEELDGLGQQLLQIHDSILVETPRQNAEKVAQILKQTMENIYPLPVQLKVDVSIGNNWGEL
- the dnaG gene encoding DNA primase, with translation MQDAKEEVRSRLNIEDVIGEYVQLKRAGRNFKGLSPFSQEKTPSFFVSPEKHIWHDFSSNKGGDIFSFVMEVEGLDFRGALEHLARKAGVDLSLYQSSAHQGLAKKKRRVQEALNLAANYYQHSLLKNQHALEYVFKKRHLSKEMVQDFKIGYAPSTGDALKQFLLKKGFRTDELKDAGLLSSRSGDMFRGRMTVPLMDGQGEVIGFTARLIADDPKAPKYINTPQTILYDKSRHVFGLHLAKEAIRQADYAVIVEGNLDVVSSHQVGVRQVVATAGTALTEYHLKVLSRLSGNIRLAFDADRAGVAATERAIPIAQTIGVQLAIITLPDGAKDPDELIQNGPDVWQRTIEAAEPAIDWVLKQYQARYDTSTAEGKRKFSSDALALITKLSDEVEKEHYMQQVAQLTGASIEALAEKAKRTASPAAATTLKVVKTSPTGPDPYAYQDNLLAVLLSDTAARETLKKTSSECFNGSHRQKLAAFLTASQAIFTSEIPEDLQEMSDYVKMLLLKVDARYAVWSAQERYHEAAKLVRQVQTEHLKQTKQQLMQALQEAEIQHDEAAAVKLRTELNKLIKEQVNAKK